One genomic window of Desulfuromonas sp. AOP6 includes the following:
- a CDS encoding copper resistance system multicopper oxidase, translating to MSQGNYVSRRRFIQGVGSAFFLAGLQAALPLPLWARANHWGLDGLPSARDRYDLTIGYSPIVIDGREGTATGINGTVPGPLVRLREGDEVTLNVTNALMDTEHSSIHWHGILVPFPMDGVPGVNFAGIPPGETYSYRYKLVQSGTYWYHSHSFLQEQSGTYGPLIIDPKDGEPWPYDRDYVVVLSDWSFEKPETLFRNLNLLGHYYNYQQRTLGDFIRDIRQDGFKETMDERLAWGKMRMSPVDLADVTGAAYTYLMNGNSPDMNWTALFAPGETVRLRFINASAMSNFDVRIPGLDMDVVMADGKAVRPVTVQEFRIGVAETYDVLVRPREDRPFTLFAESIDRSGYARGTLSPEPGLTAPVPLLRKRPVRGLQDIGMGMMVGEMNEGEMGGGHGGHGGHGEMGTKDDPRIPGPNGPEPFMPDRKTSVNVAMTIPNPRYRLDEPGLGLGHDGWKVLTYKDLTSEEPPEYADTPEREMTIHITANMERYMFSFDGMKYTEHPGPYLFRHNERLRLFLVNHTMMDHPIHLHGMWMQLENGADRLPYKHTILVKPGEVVSALITPIEKGDWAFHCHLLLHMEAGMFQVVRVV from the coding sequence ATGAGCCAGGGAAACTATGTATCTCGCCGCCGTTTCATTCAGGGGGTCGGGTCCGCCTTTTTCCTTGCCGGGCTGCAGGCCGCCTTGCCGCTTCCCCTCTGGGCCCGGGCAAACCACTGGGGCCTTGACGGCCTGCCGTCGGCGCGGGACCGCTACGATCTGACCATTGGCTATTCCCCGATTGTCATCGACGGCCGCGAAGGGACGGCAACCGGCATCAATGGCACGGTACCTGGCCCTTTAGTGCGTCTGCGTGAAGGGGATGAGGTCACCCTGAATGTCACCAATGCCCTGATGGACACCGAACACTCCTCCATCCATTGGCACGGGATTTTAGTGCCTTTCCCCATGGATGGCGTGCCGGGCGTCAATTTCGCCGGAATTCCACCTGGGGAGACCTATTCCTATCGTTACAAGCTCGTCCAGTCGGGAACCTATTGGTATCACAGCCACTCCTTCCTGCAGGAACAGTCTGGCACCTACGGCCCCCTCATTATCGATCCCAAGGACGGCGAACCCTGGCCCTATGATCGCGACTACGTGGTGGTGCTTTCCGACTGGTCCTTTGAAAAGCCGGAGACGCTTTTTCGGAATCTCAATCTTCTGGGCCACTATTACAATTATCAGCAACGCACCCTGGGGGATTTTATCCGGGATATTCGCCAGGATGGTTTCAAGGAGACCATGGACGAACGCCTGGCCTGGGGGAAGATGCGCATGAGCCCCGTGGATCTGGCCGATGTGACGGGAGCGGCGTACACCTACCTGATGAACGGCAACAGCCCGGATATGAACTGGACGGCCCTCTTTGCCCCCGGTGAAACCGTGCGTCTGCGCTTCATAAACGCCTCGGCCATGAGCAATTTCGACGTGCGTATCCCCGGTCTGGACATGGACGTGGTCATGGCCGACGGCAAGGCGGTCAGACCTGTGACTGTGCAGGAATTCCGCATTGGTGTGGCGGAAACCTACGATGTGCTGGTCCGTCCCCGGGAAGATCGTCCCTTCACTCTCTTCGCCGAATCCATCGATCGCAGCGGTTATGCCCGCGGCACGCTTTCACCGGAGCCTGGTCTTACGGCGCCGGTGCCACTGCTGCGAAAGCGACCCGTGCGCGGACTGCAGGATATCGGCATGGGCATGATGGTCGGCGAGATGAATGAAGGTGAGATGGGTGGAGGGCATGGAGGCCATGGCGGGCATGGAGAAATGGGCACAAAAGATGATCCACGCATCCCCGGACCGAACGGGCCGGAGCCTTTTATGCCCGACCGAAAGACCTCCGTCAATGTGGCCATGACTATTCCCAACCCCCGCTACCGCCTTGACGAACCTGGGCTCGGTCTCGGCCATGATGGCTGGAAGGTTCTCACCTATAAAGACCTGACCTCTGAAGAGCCGCCGGAATATGCCGACACCCCTGAGCGGGAGATGACCATCCATATCACGGCCAACATGGAACGCTACATGTTCTCCTTCGATGGGATGAAATACACCGAACATCCCGGTCCCTATCTGTTCCGCCACAACGAACGTCTGCGCCTGTTCCTGGTGAATCACACCATGATGGATCATCCGATTCACCTGCACGGCATGTGGATGCAGCTGGAAAACGGGGCCGACAGACTGCCTTACAAGCACACCATTCTGGTCAAGCCCGGTGAGGTGGTCTCCGCCTTGATCACGCCGATTGAAAAAGGGGACTGGGCGTTTCACTGTCACCTGCTTTTACACATGGAGGCGGGTATGTTTCAGGTCGTGCGGGTTGTCTGA
- a CDS encoding FMN-binding protein yields the protein MKKRIAPLWLVLLLLAPDLSLGKALMSKSEALKLAFPEAERVETIHLFLSPAEMEQVKKLSGVLPDSPIFTFYVGKKAEQTTGYAAIEAGVVRTLPETVMVVLNTDGTVRFTEILAFFEPPEYMPAKRWLDQFRNIQLSPELRVGGGIHGISGATLSAEAITRQVRKITAMGSILLSEK from the coding sequence ATGAAAAAACGTATCGCTCCGCTATGGCTGGTTCTTCTTCTACTGGCACCCGATCTGTCTTTGGGCAAGGCTCTCATGTCCAAGTCCGAAGCTCTCAAGCTGGCCTTTCCCGAAGCCGAGCGGGTCGAGACAATCCATCTCTTTCTGTCGCCGGCAGAAATGGAACAGGTCAAAAAACTCTCCGGCGTTCTGCCTGATTCCCCCATCTTCACCTTCTATGTGGGAAAGAAGGCTGAACAGACGACCGGCTATGCGGCCATCGAAGCCGGTGTCGTTCGCACCCTGCCGGAAACGGTGATGGTTGTTCTCAACACGGATGGAACCGTTCGTTTTACGGAAATTCTGGCCTTTTTCGAACCACCGGAATACATGCCGGCCAAGCGCTGGCTTGACCAGTTCCGGAATATCCAGCTGTCTCCCGAACTGCGCGTGGGGGGTGGAATTCACGGTATCTCCGGGGCCACCCTGTCCGCCGAAGCGATCACCAGGCAGGTCAGGAAAATCACGGCTATGGGCTCCATCCTCTTGTCGGAGAAATAA
- the dmeF gene encoding CDF family Co(II)/Ni(II) efflux transporter DmeF, protein MNRHEQTAERLAHSHEFTNINPGNERRTLWVILLTLATMAVEIVAGHLTGSMALLADGWHMGTHAFALGITYAAYRLARQHRDSDYFSFGTGKFGVLAGYTSALFLGLAGLWMIVESVQRLLNPVTIAFNEAIGVTLLGLIVNLASVMILHTAEEGHPHDHHDHPHDGQHDHSYRAAYLHVIADALTSIFALVALLTGRFLGWTVLDPVMGIVGGLLISRWAYQLIKTTAVILLDGGVTATLTTRARELIEADQESRVIDLHLWPIGSRDIALVASVVTGCGHTSEDYQNRLKALPHVTHVSVEVHPCDDPDCSCSPPA, encoded by the coding sequence ATGAACCGACACGAACAGACCGCCGAGCGCCTGGCGCACTCCCACGAATTCACCAACATCAATCCGGGCAATGAGCGGCGCACCCTCTGGGTCATTCTGCTGACCCTGGCCACCATGGCGGTCGAGATTGTGGCCGGCCATCTGACGGGGTCGATGGCCCTGCTGGCCGATGGCTGGCACATGGGCACCCACGCCTTCGCTCTGGGGATCACCTACGCCGCCTATCGATTGGCCCGACAGCACCGCGACTCCGATTATTTCTCCTTCGGCACCGGCAAGTTCGGCGTGCTGGCGGGCTACACCAGCGCTCTGTTTCTGGGACTGGCCGGCCTCTGGATGATCGTCGAATCTGTCCAGCGCCTGCTGAACCCCGTGACCATCGCCTTCAATGAAGCGATCGGGGTCACGCTGCTCGGTCTGATCGTCAACCTCGCCAGCGTCATGATTCTGCATACGGCCGAAGAGGGCCATCCCCACGACCATCACGATCATCCTCATGACGGCCAGCACGACCATAGCTATCGGGCCGCCTACCTGCACGTCATCGCCGATGCCCTCACCTCCATCTTCGCCCTGGTGGCTCTGCTGACCGGGCGCTTTCTGGGCTGGACGGTTCTCGATCCCGTTATGGGCATCGTCGGTGGCCTGCTCATCAGCCGCTGGGCCTACCAGCTTATCAAGACAACCGCCGTGATTCTCCTCGATGGGGGCGTCACGGCAACCTTAACAACCCGAGCCAGGGAACTGATTGAAGCAGACCAGGAAAGCCGCGTCATCGACCTGCACCTCTGGCCCATCGGCTCCCGGGACATCGCCTTGGTCGCCTCCGTCGTCACCGGCTGCGGTCACACCTCTGAGGACTATCAGAATCGCTTGAAAGCCCTGCCCCATGTCACTCACGTGAGTGTCGAGGTGCATCCATGCGATGACCCGGACTGCTCCTGCTCACCCCCTGCGTAA
- a CDS encoding copper resistance protein B, which yields MKRFVLLLVFAFLPVLSLAADEKSGEPVTDYFPADYPEAPSVRPEGQGIVKYAEDGDSKGNFGRHPVHDNQLFATFKTDRFEHQWKEHGVEVFLWDVQGWIGEDYNKLYLKSEGEVLLEDSHPVEEADLELLYSRALSKFWDVQFGFRQDFRPRPQRTFAALGIQGLAPYWFEVDATAYLSEDGDLSAAVEAEYEIMLTQRLHVIPRLEMGLSLQDVPEYEQWQGITDLTLGARLRYQISRKLAPYVGLTWHRKIGETGHNLKKVGDDIDTLGAVVGVKLWF from the coding sequence ATGAAGAGATTCGTTTTATTGCTCGTGTTTGCCTTTTTGCCCGTCTTGAGCCTGGCCGCCGATGAAAAATCAGGAGAGCCCGTAACTGATTATTTTCCAGCCGACTATCCGGAGGCACCTTCGGTGCGGCCGGAAGGGCAAGGGATTGTCAAATATGCGGAAGACGGCGACTCGAAGGGGAATTTCGGCCGACATCCGGTGCACGACAACCAGCTCTTTGCCACCTTTAAGACGGACCGTTTCGAACATCAGTGGAAAGAGCACGGTGTCGAGGTTTTTTTATGGGACGTGCAGGGTTGGATTGGGGAGGACTACAACAAGCTTTACCTGAAAAGTGAGGGTGAGGTCCTGCTTGAAGACAGCCATCCCGTGGAGGAGGCTGACCTGGAACTGCTATACAGTCGCGCCCTTTCAAAATTCTGGGATGTGCAGTTCGGCTTCCGGCAGGACTTCCGGCCGCGGCCGCAACGAACCTTCGCCGCCTTGGGAATCCAGGGACTGGCCCCTTACTGGTTCGAAGTGGACGCCACCGCCTACCTGAGCGAGGACGGAGATCTGTCAGCTGCCGTGGAAGCAGAATACGAGATCATGCTGACCCAGCGACTACATGTCATCCCTCGACTGGAGATGGGCCTGTCGTTGCAGGACGTCCCCGAGTACGAGCAGTGGCAGGGGATAACCGATCTGACCCTCGGTGCACGTCTCAGGTATCAGATCAGCCGCAAGCTGGCCCCCTATGTCGGCCTGACCTGGCACCGAAAAATTGGTGAAACGGGACATAATCTCAAAAAGGTAGGAGACGATATTGATACCCTTGGTGCTGTGGTGGGAGTGAAGCTCTGGTTTTAG